One genomic window of Tistrella mobilis includes the following:
- a CDS encoding ATP-binding protein encodes MSEPHSTRQRPQPEGQSGPAAPHGGWHGLPRWSPGRWRLIHALIVAALGVFLLFVGVGAVQLGTAYDQPLKDAAVRAEGTARLLAEHAARTLEGVDLTLGRALDMAASGPAPMAEAGSGAEARRLYGRLEAIIRNGTALSAIWVIDREGRIYLHTGVFPAPPVDLSGMAAVQRLMLTPAAGPVAGMLGDGGAGARKEVFLARALTDEAGGFIGAVVAVVDADQFAALYRSASVGPNGRVMLLSSLAGGVMAVAPDLPDETRLRMAELAGEVPPMPADANNPSPARPFLVGDDDADGPWVAAVAPVHGRDMQVAVLLATADALGGWRASVWRTAGLTLIVAAGLACTVLIARSTVSRPLDRLCAAVRRVEQGSFDRPVGGSGGIREIEDAMAGIEHLRLSLAHLTDHLNAEVEARTRELEERSQQFNAALENVFLGLAMFDAERRLVVCNQRYREMFGLSEDLACRGTTLHAILEHAARAEGYVVAELGDILSRRLARLATREIRTWSEELRDGRVLDQFVRPLASGGALLAVQDVTEQRRFEQALMEAKMVAERANRAKSEFLANMSHELRTPLNAIIGFSEIIGAEMFGPAGNPRYASYGRDIATSGRHLLMLINDILDLSKAESGRMSVDLAEVSPARLAETCLRMIETQAQENGVRLVVEVPEDLPQLRTDERRLVQVLINLLSNAVKFTPRDGTVSLRASVAGDRLILVVEDTGIGMSPEEIDVALSVFGQIESAMHRHHHGTGLGLPLAARLVDLLGGRFDLTSTRGVGTRAVVVLPLDGSTPASVRDLEMTGAS; translated from the coding sequence ATGAGCGAACCGCATTCCACACGCCAGCGTCCTCAACCGGAAGGACAATCCGGACCCGCTGCCCCGCATGGCGGCTGGCACGGCCTGCCGCGCTGGTCCCCCGGGCGCTGGCGGCTGATCCATGCGCTGATCGTGGCGGCACTGGGGGTGTTTCTGCTGTTCGTCGGCGTGGGGGCGGTGCAGCTGGGCACCGCCTATGACCAGCCGCTGAAAGATGCTGCGGTACGCGCCGAGGGCACCGCCCGCCTGCTGGCCGAACATGCCGCCCGCACGCTGGAGGGGGTGGATCTGACGCTCGGCCGGGCGCTCGACATGGCGGCGTCGGGGCCGGCGCCGATGGCGGAGGCCGGCAGCGGCGCCGAGGCGCGGCGGCTTTATGGCCGGCTGGAGGCGATCATCCGCAACGGCACCGCGCTGAGCGCGATCTGGGTGATCGATCGCGAGGGGCGGATCTATCTGCACACCGGCGTCTTTCCGGCGCCGCCCGTCGACCTTTCGGGCATGGCCGCGGTGCAGCGGCTGATGCTGACCCCCGCCGCCGGGCCGGTGGCGGGCATGCTGGGCGATGGCGGTGCCGGCGCCCGCAAGGAGGTCTTCCTGGCCCGGGCCCTGACGGACGAGGCGGGCGGTTTCATCGGTGCGGTGGTGGCGGTGGTGGATGCCGATCAGTTCGCGGCGCTCTATCGCAGTGCCTCGGTCGGGCCGAACGGCCGGGTGATGCTGCTGTCGTCGCTGGCCGGCGGCGTGATGGCCGTGGCCCCGGACCTGCCCGATGAAACCCGGCTGCGGATGGCGGAACTGGCGGGCGAGGTGCCGCCGATGCCGGCCGATGCGAACAATCCAAGCCCCGCCCGGCCGTTTCTGGTGGGGGACGACGATGCCGACGGCCCCTGGGTGGCGGCCGTGGCGCCGGTCCATGGCCGCGACATGCAGGTGGCGGTGCTGCTGGCGACGGCCGATGCCCTGGGCGGCTGGCGGGCTTCCGTCTGGCGCACGGCGGGGCTGACGCTGATCGTGGCGGCGGGGCTTGCCTGTACGGTGCTGATCGCGCGCAGCACCGTATCGCGGCCGCTGGACCGGCTGTGTGCGGCGGTGCGCCGGGTGGAACAGGGCAGTTTCGATCGCCCCGTCGGCGGCAGCGGCGGCATCCGCGAGATCGAGGATGCCATGGCCGGCATCGAGCATCTGCGCCTGTCGCTGGCCCATCTGACCGATCATCTGAATGCCGAGGTGGAGGCACGCACCCGCGAGCTGGAAGAACGCAGCCAGCAGTTCAACGCCGCGCTGGAGAACGTCTTCCTGGGCCTTGCCATGTTCGACGCCGAGCGCCGGCTGGTGGTGTGCAATCAGCGCTATCGCGAGATGTTCGGCCTGAGCGAGGATCTGGCCTGCCGCGGCACCACCCTGCACGCCATCCTGGAACATGCCGCACGTGCCGAGGGCTATGTGGTGGCCGAGCTGGGCGATATCCTGTCGCGGCGGCTTGCCCGGCTGGCGACGCGCGAGATCCGCACCTGGTCCGAGGAACTGCGCGACGGCCGGGTGCTGGACCAGTTCGTCCGGCCGCTGGCCTCGGGCGGCGCATTGCTGGCGGTGCAGGACGTGACCGAACAGCGCCGCTTCGAACAGGCGCTGATGGAAGCCAAGATGGTTGCCGAGCGCGCCAACCGGGCGAAGTCCGAATTCCTGGCCAATATGAGCCATGAACTGCGCACGCCACTGAATGCGATCATCGGCTTTTCCGAGATCATCGGCGCCGAGATGTTCGGCCCCGCCGGCAATCCGCGCTATGCCTCTTACGGCCGCGACATCGCGACATCGGGGCGGCATCTGCTGATGCTGATCAACGACATTCTCGACCTGTCCAAGGCGGAATCCGGCCGGATGAGCGTGGATCTGGCCGAGGTGTCGCCGGCCCGCCTGGCAGAGACCTGCCTCAGGATGATCGAGACCCAGGCACAGGAAAACGGCGTCCGGCTGGTGGTGGAGGTGCCCGAAGACCTGCCGCAGCTGCGCACCGACGAGCGCCGCCTGGTCCAGGTGCTGATCAATCTTCTGTCCAATGCGGTGAAGTTCACCCCCCGTGACGGCACGGTTTCGCTGCGGGCGAGCGTGGCGGGCGACCGGCTGATCCTGGTGGTGGAGGATACCGGCATCGGCATGAGCCCGGAAGAAATCGACGTGGCGCTGAGCGTCTTCGGCCAGATCGAAAGCGCCATGCACCGCCACCACCACGGCACCGGGCTTGGCCTGCCGCTTGCAGCCCGTCTGGTGGACCTGCTGGGCGGCCGCTTCGATCTGACCAGCACCCGCGGCGTCGGCACCCGGGCGGTGGTGGTGCTGCCGCTCGACGGCAGCACCCCGGCATCGGTGCGGGATCTGGAGATGACGGGAGCGTCCTGA
- a CDS encoding DUF1176 domain-containing protein, protein MIRRRLPGAAPGPVRPAPDLTRLVFTWAALAGALSLSPSVSEAAADRSFKDWWVACDNLRSCSAYGPEMAPADDHYGAWLRLGREGAATAPLTARIGMILVDQAVDGAATLKVGGDAGPAVATAPARIEGGVVLADLPAETLPALLDQLRHADTLPVTLSGGAVTTPVKAGISLSGSAAAMLFLDDAQGRVGTVTAAWKPGPKPAEAVPPVPDLPVIRAAPASRKPVPAARPAILSHKSDDGDCDPAVSDQFDPIIERLDDTHVLYGQACFSGAYNVAYDFFVAAEGAQPVPAVFDVPDGLMDAAELINPGYDPATRTLSTFAKGRGIGDCGVGARWVWDGARFRLAGMEMMGICQGIAWDDWPVVYRAKVEGVD, encoded by the coding sequence ATGATCCGTCGCCGTCTTCCGGGCGCCGCCCCCGGTCCCGTCCGCCCGGCACCCGATCTTACCCGCCTCGTCTTCACCTGGGCCGCCCTGGCGGGCGCGCTCTCCCTGTCGCCGTCCGTCTCCGAGGCGGCCGCCGATCGCAGCTTCAAGGACTGGTGGGTCGCCTGCGACAACCTCAGGTCGTGTTCCGCCTATGGGCCGGAAATGGCGCCGGCCGATGACCATTACGGTGCCTGGCTGCGGCTTGGCCGCGAGGGTGCGGCCACGGCGCCGCTGACCGCCCGGATCGGCATGATCCTGGTCGATCAGGCGGTCGACGGCGCCGCGACGCTGAAGGTGGGGGGCGATGCCGGGCCCGCGGTCGCAACCGCCCCGGCGCGGATCGAGGGCGGGGTGGTCCTGGCCGACCTGCCGGCCGAGACCCTGCCCGCGCTGCTCGACCAGCTGCGCCATGCCGACACGCTGCCGGTCACCCTTTCGGGCGGTGCCGTCACCACCCCGGTCAAGGCCGGCATCTCGCTCTCCGGATCGGCGGCGGCGATGCTGTTCCTCGACGACGCCCAGGGCCGGGTCGGCACCGTCACCGCCGCCTGGAAGCCGGGCCCGAAGCCGGCCGAGGCCGTGCCGCCGGTGCCGGATCTGCCGGTGATCCGGGCGGCACCCGCCTCCCGCAAGCCGGTGCCGGCGGCCCGGCCGGCGATCCTGTCGCACAAATCCGACGACGGCGACTGCGACCCCGCCGTCTCGGACCAGTTCGATCCGATCATCGAGCGCCTGGACGACACCCATGTTCTTTATGGCCAGGCCTGTTTCTCGGGCGCCTACAACGTCGCCTATGATTTCTTCGTCGCGGCCGAGGGCGCCCAGCCGGTACCGGCGGTGTTCGATGTGCCCGACGGGCTGATGGATGCGGCCGAGCTGATCAATCCCGGCTACGACCCGGCGACCCGCACGCTGTCCACCTTCGCCAAGGGGCGTGGCATCGGCGATTGCGGCGTCGGCGCCCGCTGGGTGTGGGATGGCGCGCGTTTCCGCCTGGCCGGCATGGAGATGATGGGCATCTGCCAGGGCATCGCCTGGGACGACTGGCCGGTGGTCTATCGGGCAAAGGTAGAAGGGGTCGACTGA
- the asnB gene encoding asparagine synthase (glutamine-hydrolyzing), with protein MCGIAGIMTRDGSPPAAELLDRLARGLAHRGPDGHGVTVRGGVGLVHTRLAIIDLVTGDQPLLWPLDPGAGEAGGTLALVGNGEIYNYRELKAELAGRAFRTGSDCEPPLPLYLEQGLDGLDRLRGMYALAIHDPRQGGRLVLARDPFGIKPLYYVEGAFGLAFASEPGALIRAGLAGAALDDARILELLQLHFTTGPETVFPAIRRVLPGERLVVAAGQVTARRQSPALPAADARPDPDPGRDMAAAVKAFDRVFEQAIDLHQRSDVPYGLFLSGGIDSAAVLAMMARLNPRPVTAFTAGFADGGVHDERAQARIVADAAGAELIETLVTRADFDRIAPLAAQALDDPTLDYAVLPSFRLAEIARPQVKVVLSGEGGDELFAGYGRYRRAARWRLLGGRPMRRKGDLDGTGLLRPEYEAAAARWRDGMAAAEAAAARAGGSRLRRLQAVDCTDWLPNDLLLKLDRMLMFNGIEGRTPFLDRGVAGFALPLPDRLKMDGRRGKLVLRHWLAQHLPAAAPFAPKRGFTVPVGAWIAADADRLGHLVADEPLIARLARREAVIGLFRDAGRQGQRAWGLLMLALWHRIHVTGGAPCGDIAATLAET; from the coding sequence ATGTGTGGCATCGCCGGCATCATGACCCGCGACGGCAGCCCGCCTGCGGCGGAGCTGCTCGACCGCCTGGCCCGGGGGCTGGCCCATCGCGGGCCCGATGGCCACGGCGTCACGGTGCGCGGCGGGGTCGGGCTGGTCCATACCCGGCTTGCGATCATCGACCTCGTCACCGGCGATCAGCCGCTGCTCTGGCCGCTGGACCCCGGGGCCGGGGAGGCGGGCGGCACGCTCGCACTGGTGGGCAATGGCGAAATCTACAACTATCGTGAGCTGAAGGCCGAACTGGCCGGCCGCGCCTTCCGCACCGGATCCGATTGCGAGCCGCCGCTGCCGCTATACCTGGAACAGGGGCTGGACGGGCTGGACCGGTTGCGCGGCATGTATGCGCTGGCGATCCACGATCCGCGGCAGGGCGGGCGGCTGGTGCTGGCGCGGGATCCCTTCGGCATCAAGCCGCTCTATTATGTCGAGGGGGCGTTCGGTCTGGCCTTCGCCTCGGAACCGGGGGCGCTGATCCGGGCCGGGCTGGCCGGCGCGGCGTTGGACGATGCCCGCATCCTGGAACTGCTGCAGCTGCATTTCACCACCGGGCCCGAGACCGTGTTCCCGGCGATCCGCCGGGTGTTGCCGGGCGAACGGCTGGTGGTGGCGGCGGGGCAGGTGACGGCCCGCCGGCAGAGCCCGGCCCTGCCGGCAGCCGATGCCCGGCCCGACCCCGATCCCGGCCGCGACATGGCGGCGGCGGTCAAGGCCTTCGACCGGGTGTTCGAACAGGCGATCGACCTGCATCAGCGCAGCGACGTGCCCTATGGCCTGTTCCTGTCGGGCGGCATCGACAGTGCGGCCGTGCTGGCGATGATGGCCCGGCTGAACCCGCGCCCGGTGACCGCCTTCACGGCCGGGTTCGCCGATGGCGGCGTCCATGACGAACGCGCCCAGGCCCGCATCGTCGCCGATGCCGCCGGCGCCGAGCTGATCGAAACCCTGGTCACGCGTGCGGATTTCGACCGGATCGCCCCGCTGGCGGCGCAGGCGCTCGACGATCCGACGCTCGACTATGCCGTGCTGCCCAGCTTCCGACTGGCCGAGATCGCCCGGCCGCAGGTCAAGGTGGTGCTGTCGGGCGAGGGCGGGGATGAGCTCTTCGCCGGCTATGGCCGCTATCGCCGGGCCGCGCGCTGGCGGCTGCTGGGGGGCCGGCCGATGCGGCGCAAGGGCGATCTGGACGGGACGGGGCTGCTGCGGCCGGAATACGAGGCGGCGGCCGCGCGCTGGCGCGACGGCATGGCTGCGGCAGAGGCGGCGGCGGCCCGCGCCGGCGGCAGCCGGCTGCGCCGCCTTCAGGCGGTGGACTGCACCGACTGGCTGCCCAACGACCTGCTGCTGAAGCTGGACCGGATGCTGATGTTCAACGGCATCGAAGGACGCACCCCGTTTCTGGACCGCGGCGTCGCCGGATTTGCGCTGCCCTTGCCCGACCGGCTGAAGATGGATGGCCGGCGCGGCAAGCTGGTGCTGCGTCACTGGCTGGCGCAGCATCTGCCTGCCGCCGCCCCCTTCGCGCCCAAGCGCGGCTTTACCGTACCGGTGGGGGCCTGGATTGCGGCCGATGCCGACCGGCTGGGCCATCTGGTGGCGGACGAGCCGCTGATCGCCCGGCTGGCACGGCGCGAGGCGGTGATCGGGCTGTTCCGCGATGCCGGCCGCCAGGGACAGCGCGCCTGGGGGCTGCTGATGCTGGCGCTGTGGCATCGCATCCATGTGACCGGCGGCGCGCCCTGCGGGGACATCGCCGCCACCCTGGCCGAGACCTGA
- a CDS encoding glycosyltransferase: MPDTEQPRSATAPDRPILQRDGRPLRVMQLMAGAAHGGAEAFFDRLAIAFHRAGIEQAIAVRPHEERMAKLRAAGLDPKGLRFGRHADLKTWWTLRRMVKRFRPDIVLTWMNRATAACPSGDFVHVARLGGYYDLRHYRGADHLVGNTRDIVAYLRRKGVPADRSHYVPNFVDATPLPAEPRARWGTPEDAPLILGLGRLHPNKGFDVLIRAVAQVPRAHLWIAGVGSLEDDLRELTRSLSITDRVSFLGWRADVAALYAAADVFVCSSRHEPLGNIVLEAWAHHVPVVAAASQGPSELIAHGVNGLLVPVDNDAAMAASIETVLRETGLRETMVAGGRATYEGHFTEAAVVRAYADLFARILPNR; this comes from the coding sequence ATGCCTGATACCGAACAGCCGCGATCTGCGACCGCCCCCGACCGCCCCATTCTGCAGAGGGACGGCCGGCCGCTTCGGGTGATGCAGCTCATGGCGGGTGCCGCCCATGGCGGTGCCGAAGCCTTCTTCGACCGCCTGGCCATCGCCTTCCATCGCGCCGGCATCGAGCAGGCGATCGCGGTCAGGCCGCATGAAGAGCGGATGGCGAAGCTGAGGGCCGCGGGGCTTGACCCCAAGGGGTTGCGCTTCGGCCGCCACGCCGATCTGAAAACCTGGTGGACGCTGCGGCGGATGGTGAAGCGTTTCCGCCCGGACATCGTGCTCACCTGGATGAACCGGGCGACGGCGGCCTGTCCCTCGGGCGATTTCGTGCATGTCGCCCGGCTGGGCGGCTATTACGATCTGCGCCATTATCGCGGCGCCGATCATCTCGTCGGCAATACCCGCGACATCGTCGCCTATCTGCGCCGCAAGGGCGTGCCGGCCGATCGCAGCCATTACGTGCCGAATTTCGTAGACGCAACGCCGCTGCCGGCCGAACCGCGCGCCCGCTGGGGCACGCCCGAGGATGCGCCGTTGATCCTGGGCCTGGGCCGTCTGCATCCGAACAAGGGCTTCGACGTGCTGATCCGGGCGGTGGCGCAGGTGCCGCGCGCCCATCTGTGGATCGCGGGGGTGGGTTCGCTGGAAGACGATCTGCGCGAGCTGACGCGGTCGCTCAGCATCACCGATCGGGTGTCGTTCCTGGGCTGGCGCGCCGATGTCGCCGCCCTTTATGCCGCGGCCGATGTGTTCGTCTGCTCGTCGCGCCACGAACCGCTGGGCAATATCGTGCTGGAGGCCTGGGCGCATCATGTGCCGGTGGTGGCCGCCGCATCCCAGGGGCCGTCGGAGCTGATCGCCCATGGCGTGAACGGGCTGCTGGTGCCGGTCGACAACGATGCCGCCATGGCCGCAAGCATCGAGACGGTGCTGCGCGAGACCGGCCTGCGCGAGACCATGGTCGCAGGCGGCCGGGCGACCTATGAGGGGCATTTCACCGAGGCGGCCGTGGTTCGCGCCTATGCCGATCTTTTCGCCCGCATCCTGCCCAACCGCTGA
- a CDS encoding glycosyltransferase family 4 protein has translation MTARPADLAILLPPSESFQAANAGAISLSVRDFVRFSGYADRTTVFGARVDEPFAGIRFRGLATRGLAGSRRLAYLLSATRALLTARPKLIEVHNRPEFLPWLMRVAPGAGFALFLHNDPQAMRRFRSAGERRALLARLDTVFCVSGHIRSRLLEGIDDPALACKAVVCPIGFDLPVFDARRAAIAAPRDPVVLFVGRIVQDKGADLFVEAAAAALADRPGWRAVMVGADRPPEGATARAAAVSPFEAAVRARVAAINAGRDRPLIEMAGFRTYDQVLDLYGRAAMAVVPSVWDEPFGRTAVEAMAMGCPLIATERGGLRDIVHGAGLTLDPATPDALAAAIGMLADDPARREALARNGRAHLDRQGYDIRDVAAGMDRARRDRLGQPVSAPPVSTSGNPPRPPLTRPGPR, from the coding sequence ATGACCGCGCGGCCGGCCGATCTCGCCATCCTGCTGCCGCCGAGCGAGAGTTTCCAGGCGGCCAATGCCGGCGCGATCTCGTTGTCGGTGCGCGATTTCGTCCGCTTCAGCGGCTATGCCGACCGGACCACGGTGTTCGGCGCCCGGGTCGACGAGCCCTTTGCGGGCATCCGTTTCCGCGGGCTCGCCACCCGCGGGCTGGCGGGCTCCCGCCGGCTTGCCTATCTGCTCTCGGCGACCCGTGCCCTGCTGACCGCGCGCCCGAAGCTGATCGAGGTTCACAACCGGCCGGAATTCCTGCCCTGGCTGATGCGGGTGGCACCCGGTGCGGGCTTCGCACTGTTCCTCCACAACGACCCCCAGGCGATGCGCCGCTTCCGCAGCGCGGGCGAGCGTCGGGCGCTGCTCGCCCGGCTCGACACGGTGTTCTGTGTCAGCGGCCATATCCGGTCGCGGCTGCTGGAGGGAATCGACGATCCCGCGCTGGCCTGCAAGGCGGTGGTCTGCCCGATCGGTTTCGACCTGCCGGTCTTCGACGCCCGGCGGGCGGCGATTGCGGCGCCGCGGGACCCGGTGGTGCTGTTCGTCGGTCGGATCGTGCAGGACAAGGGCGCCGATCTGTTCGTCGAAGCGGCAGCGGCGGCGCTGGCCGACCGGCCGGGCTGGCGGGCGGTGATGGTGGGGGCCGACCGGCCGCCGGAGGGGGCGACGGCCCGTGCGGCGGCGGTGTCGCCTTTCGAAGCGGCGGTGCGGGCGCGGGTGGCGGCGATCAATGCCGGCCGCGACCGGCCGCTGATCGAGATGGCCGGATTCCGGACCTACGACCAGGTGCTCGATCTTTACGGCCGGGCGGCGATGGCGGTGGTGCCGTCGGTCTGGGACGAGCCGTTCGGCCGCACGGCGGTGGAGGCCATGGCCATGGGCTGCCCGCTGATCGCGACCGAACGCGGCGGCCTGCGGGACATCGTTCATGGCGCCGGGCTGACGCTGGACCCGGCCACGCCCGATGCGCTGGCGGCCGCGATCGGCATGCTGGCCGATGATCCCGCGCGCCGCGAGGCCCTGGCGCGGAACGGCCGTGCGCATCTGGACCGCCAGGGCTACGATATCCGCGACGTCGCGGCCGGGATGGACCGGGCCCGCCGCGACCGGCTGGGGCAGCCCGTGTCCGCCCCGCCGGTTTCGACGTCCGGTAACCCGCCCCGACCCCCGCTGACCCGCCCCGGCCCCCGCTAA
- a CDS encoding glycosyltransferase family 9 protein gives MELLFITSTRIGDAVLSTGLLDHLIATETAAGRPVPRVTVAVGAPAAPLFAGLPGLVRVLPIVKRPRAGHWRDLWRATIGTRWDLVVDLRGSAIAWLLRARRRRVLSRHEDGRHKLYELARTLDLDPPPAPRIWTRPQDHAAALAAFPEGSQPILALAPAANWVGKQWPAERFAELVGRLAGPGGAMAGARVAVIAAPHERPQAEPALAAARAAGLEAPDIIGSLPLLGVQALLERSALFIGNDSGLMHMAAAAGAPTLGLFGPTPDALYGPWGPHAVAVRTPETYDRLAAERPSSPADRCYMTGLATDTVERAAVALLDRVARSGRIPA, from the coding sequence ATGGAACTGCTGTTCATCACCTCGACCCGCATCGGTGACGCCGTCCTGTCGACGGGGCTGCTCGATCATCTGATCGCAACCGAAACCGCTGCCGGCCGCCCGGTACCGCGGGTGACGGTGGCCGTGGGCGCGCCCGCAGCGCCGCTCTTCGCCGGGCTGCCCGGGCTGGTCCGGGTGCTGCCGATCGTCAAGCGGCCCCGCGCCGGCCACTGGCGCGATCTATGGCGGGCCACGATCGGCACGCGCTGGGATCTGGTGGTCGATCTGCGCGGTTCCGCCATCGCCTGGCTGTTGCGGGCCCGGCGCCGGCGGGTGTTGTCGCGCCATGAAGACGGCCGGCACAAGCTTTATGAACTGGCGCGCACGCTTGATCTGGACCCGCCGCCCGCACCGCGCATCTGGACCCGCCCGCAGGATCATGCCGCGGCCCTGGCAGCGTTTCCGGAAGGTTCGCAGCCGATCCTGGCGCTGGCACCGGCGGCAAACTGGGTGGGCAAGCAATGGCCGGCGGAGCGTTTCGCCGAACTGGTCGGCCGGCTGGCCGGGCCGGGCGGGGCGATGGCCGGGGCCCGGGTGGCGGTGATCGCCGCCCCCCACGAACGCCCGCAGGCCGAGCCGGCGCTGGCCGCCGCGCGCGCGGCGGGGCTGGAGGCGCCCGACATCATCGGCAGCCTGCCGCTGCTGGGCGTGCAGGCGCTGCTGGAACGCAGCGCCCTGTTCATCGGCAATGACAGCGGGCTGATGCACATGGCGGCGGCGGCCGGTGCGCCGACCCTGGGCCTGTTCGGACCCACACCCGATGCACTTTACGGCCCCTGGGGGCCGCATGCCGTGGCGGTGCGCACGCCGGAGACCTATGACCGGTTGGCCGCCGAGCGGCCGTCCTCACCTGCCGATCGCTGCTATATGACCGGGCTGGCCACGGATACGGTGGAACGGGCGGCGGTGGCGCTGCTCGACCGTGTGGCGCGGTCGGGACGGATACCGGCATGA
- the ygfZ gene encoding CAF17-like 4Fe-4S cluster assembly/insertion protein YgfZ, producing MTEPATTTATLPPRPTVPAFTRLPARSLVVVEGEDALKFLDGLVSGDLDPVAEGRACYGALLTPQGKILHDLIVARAGEGRLLVECATGLAADLIRRLTLYKLRAKVKIAPASGLAVAVAFGPGVQGAGLVVQGDGNDVLQVPDPRKDGLGLRLWGPEAALEAFAADTGLTPVPEAAWHLHRIEAGVPEGPEDLPPEQGLALEHDLDRLNGVAFDKGCYVGQEVTTRSKFRGQVRKRLFVVDATDGAPLPAPGTPVIAGEREAGQLRSAIGPVGLALLRIDRTTEATDGSGPALTAQGLTITARPRTDD from the coding sequence ATGACCGAGCCCGCGACGACGACCGCGACACTGCCCCCCCGGCCGACGGTCCCCGCCTTCACCCGCCTGCCCGCCCGCAGCCTGGTTGTGGTGGAGGGGGAGGACGCGCTCAAATTCCTCGACGGTCTGGTCTCGGGCGATCTCGACCCGGTGGCCGAGGGGCGGGCCTGTTACGGCGCCCTGCTCACGCCCCAGGGCAAGATCCTGCATGACCTGATCGTGGCCCGCGCCGGCGAGGGCCGGCTGCTGGTCGAATGCGCGACCGGCCTTGCCGCCGACCTGATCCGGCGCCTGACCCTTTACAAGCTGCGGGCGAAGGTGAAGATCGCGCCGGCCAGCGGGCTTGCGGTCGCGGTCGCCTTTGGTCCCGGGGTGCAGGGTGCGGGCCTGGTCGTCCAGGGCGACGGCAACGATGTTCTGCAGGTGCCCGATCCGCGCAAAGATGGCCTCGGCCTGCGGCTCTGGGGGCCCGAGGCGGCGCTTGAAGCCTTTGCGGCCGATACCGGTCTCACCCCGGTGCCGGAAGCGGCCTGGCATCTGCACCGGATCGAGGCGGGCGTGCCGGAAGGCCCCGAGGATCTGCCGCCCGAACAGGGGCTGGCGCTGGAACATGATCTGGACCGGCTGAACGGTGTCGCCTTCGACAAGGGCTGCTATGTCGGCCAGGAGGTCACCACCCGCAGCAAGTTCCGCGGCCAGGTCCGCAAGCGGCTGTTCGTGGTCGATGCCACAGATGGCGCGCCCCTGCCCGCCCCGGGCACGCCGGTGATAGCGGGGGAACGCGAGGCCGGCCAGCTGCGCAGCGCGATCGGCCCCGTCGGCCTCGCCCTGTTGCGCATCGACCGCACGACCGAGGCCACCGACGGCAGCGGCCCCGCCCTCACCGCCCAGGGGCTGACCATCACCGCCCGGCCGCGAACCGATGACTGA
- a CDS encoding DNA-3-methyladenine glycosylase I — translation MTEQEDTRHGPCPWCGTDPLYRAYHDTEWGVPVRDERPLFEMLVLESFQSGLSWITILRRREGFRRAFAGFDPDILARFGPAEVARLLADPGIIRHRGKIEATIANARAVLALRESGPGLAAFLWAAVDGQPLTNHFTTGAEVPGKTAVSDALARRLKQAGFRHLGSTTVYAFMQAAGLVNDHLTTCPRHAEISAGA, via the coding sequence ATGACTGAGCAGGAGGACACCCGGCACGGCCCCTGCCCCTGGTGCGGCACCGACCCGCTCTACCGGGCCTATCACGACACCGAATGGGGCGTGCCGGTACGTGACGAGCGGCCGCTCTTCGAGATGCTGGTGCTGGAAAGCTTTCAGTCGGGGCTGTCGTGGATCACGATCCTGCGCCGGCGCGAGGGCTTTCGCCGGGCCTTCGCCGGCTTCGATCCCGACATCCTGGCCCGGTTCGGCCCGGCAGAGGTGGCGCGGCTTCTGGCCGATCCGGGCATCATCCGCCACCGCGGCAAGATCGAGGCGACCATCGCCAATGCCCGGGCGGTGCTGGCGCTGCGCGAAAGCGGGCCCGGCCTCGCCGCCTTTCTGTGGGCGGCGGTGGACGGGCAGCCGCTGACCAATCATTTCACGACCGGTGCCGAGGTGCCGGGCAAGACCGCCGTCTCTGATGCCCTGGCCCGCCGGCTGAAACAGGCGGGTTTCCGGCATCTGGGCTCGACGACGGTCTATGCCTTCATGCAGGCGGCGGGGCTGGTCAACGACCACCTCACCACCTGCCCGCGCCATGCGGAGATCAGCGCCGGCGCCTGA
- a CDS encoding adenine phosphoribosyltransferase: protein MDLASHIRRVPDFPKPGILFYDISTLLAHSGAWRETIDRMAEAIRPLQPDLLAGIESRGFLAAAPLALALGKGFVMVRKRGKLPGRTVSHAYALEYGEDVVEVQDGMIERGQRVVLVDDLLATGGTAAASIELLRKVGAEVPAAAFIIELMGLGGRERLDVQDVRTQTVLQFPA from the coding sequence ATGGATCTTGCCAGCCATATCCGCCGGGTGCCCGATTTTCCCAAGCCGGGCATCCTGTTCTACGACATCTCGACCCTGCTGGCCCATTCCGGGGCCTGGCGCGAGACCATCGACCGGATGGCCGAGGCGATCCGTCCGCTGCAGCCCGATCTTCTGGCCGGGATCGAAAGCCGCGGCTTCCTGGCCGCCGCACCCCTGGCGCTGGCGCTGGGCAAGGGCTTCGTGATGGTCCGCAAGCGCGGCAAGCTGCCGGGGCGCACGGTGTCCCATGCCTATGCGCTGGAATATGGCGAGGATGTGGTCGAGGTGCAGGACGGCATGATCGAGCGCGGCCAGCGGGTTGTGCTGGTCGACGACCTTCTCGCCACCGGCGGTACCGCCGCGGCGTCGATCGAGCTGCTGCGCAAGGTGGGGGCCGAGGTCCCGGCTGCTGCCTTCATCATCGAACTGATGGGCCTCGGCGGCCGCGAGCGGCTGGACGTGCAGGATGTGCGGACCCAGACCGTGCTGCAGTTCCCGGCCTGA